In Stieleria varia, one genomic interval encodes:
- a CDS encoding biotin/lipoyl-binding protein, whose translation MGRPSARTDTPRPQRDRIGIFVAGQHGNACGISVLSPNSPDQTLPYRKQIANMSVNQQTVEETKAQIRGLVNEIAALAKSGATAEEFYPELLTRVITALAAAGGAIWLLDDDRQLKLQYQINAEPSILSSDSDDATRHKRLIQRVANSGQSLLVPPYSGTTDGDAEGNPTRYLLVLGSLAHDGQKDGLIEVFQRPDTAPETQRGYLRFLEQMCGLAAEWLRSQKLRAYGDRQVLWQQADSFARASHESLDLKETAYIVANEGRRLIGCDRVSVAIKKGGKCKVQAISGQDTIENRSNIVSALNNLATRVVAAGEPLWHDGTTEDLPPQIEEALEDYVDQSYGRNIAVLPLREPQRKLGTEEETGAAGEIDRDNAHRGEVIGALIIEQIETDIPKEIFRARCDLVYEHGTRAIANSRSHTNLFLMPVWRALGRATWVLRARTLPKTIGIAALIALVALGLIFIPKDFNLEAEGTLRPTERRQVFAAVDGEVIEVLVTHNTKVTKGQTLVRLRNRDLEIQIADLLGQRQTTDTELSRVSAQLRNRSFDPSERQAFQNLQGEENELLTQLKVINQKLALQMERDKQLTITSPIDGIVTSWDVEQTLRSRPIMTGQVLLEIANLDEPYYLDLELPEKREGHLDQYIHENPDKKALDVTYILATNPSDDPMTASLDLDTISRRAESHEEHGAVIEMKAQPVQEELLKMDPRPGSKVIAKIKCGRRPSGFVFFHEIYEWCCKFFF comes from the coding sequence ATGGGCCGACCATCCGCCAGAACCGACACACCACGCCCCCAGCGCGACCGAATCGGCATCTTTGTCGCAGGTCAACATGGAAACGCGTGTGGGATTTCAGTACTGTCGCCCAATTCACCCGATCAAACGCTTCCCTATCGCAAGCAAATCGCCAACATGTCGGTCAACCAACAAACCGTCGAAGAAACCAAGGCACAGATCCGTGGCTTGGTCAATGAAATCGCGGCCCTCGCCAAAAGCGGTGCGACCGCCGAGGAGTTTTATCCCGAGTTGTTGACGCGGGTGATCACGGCATTGGCGGCGGCGGGCGGAGCGATTTGGTTGCTGGACGACGATCGCCAGTTGAAGCTGCAGTATCAGATCAACGCGGAGCCATCGATTCTGTCGAGCGATTCCGACGACGCGACCCGTCACAAGCGTTTGATCCAACGCGTGGCCAATTCGGGCCAGTCCTTGCTGGTGCCTCCTTACAGCGGAACGACCGACGGCGATGCCGAAGGAAACCCGACTCGATATCTACTCGTGCTTGGCTCTCTCGCCCACGACGGCCAGAAAGACGGATTGATCGAAGTCTTTCAGCGTCCCGACACGGCTCCGGAAACCCAACGCGGTTACTTGCGATTCCTGGAGCAGATGTGCGGTTTGGCGGCCGAATGGCTGCGAAGTCAAAAGCTGCGTGCCTATGGCGATCGTCAAGTTCTGTGGCAGCAAGCAGACTCGTTCGCACGCGCCTCCCACGAGTCATTGGACCTCAAGGAAACCGCCTACATCGTGGCCAACGAAGGCCGCCGGCTGATCGGCTGCGACCGCGTCAGCGTGGCGATCAAGAAAGGCGGCAAGTGCAAGGTGCAAGCGATCAGCGGCCAGGACACGATCGAAAATCGGTCCAACATCGTTTCCGCGCTGAACAACTTGGCCACTCGCGTGGTCGCAGCCGGCGAGCCACTTTGGCACGACGGTACCACGGAAGACTTGCCTCCGCAGATCGAAGAAGCCCTGGAAGACTACGTCGATCAATCCTACGGTCGAAACATCGCCGTGCTGCCGTTGCGTGAGCCACAGAGAAAGCTGGGCACCGAAGAAGAAACCGGCGCAGCCGGCGAAATCGATCGCGACAACGCTCACCGTGGCGAAGTCATCGGCGCTTTGATCATCGAGCAAATCGAAACGGACATCCCCAAAGAGATTTTTCGCGCCCGCTGTGACCTCGTTTACGAGCACGGTACCCGCGCGATCGCCAACTCACGTTCGCACACCAACCTGTTCTTGATGCCCGTTTGGCGGGCTCTCGGCCGCGCGACTTGGGTGCTCCGGGCTCGCACCCTGCCCAAGACCATCGGCATCGCCGCGTTGATCGCATTGGTTGCCCTCGGTTTGATCTTCATCCCCAAAGATTTCAACCTCGAGGCCGAAGGCACGCTGCGACCGACCGAGCGTCGTCAGGTTTTCGCGGCTGTTGATGGCGAAGTCATCGAGGTTTTGGTGACTCACAACACCAAAGTGACCAAGGGCCAAACGCTCGTTCGACTGCGCAATCGAGATTTGGAGATTCAGATCGCCGATTTGCTGGGTCAGCGACAGACCACCGACACGGAGCTGAGTCGGGTCTCGGCGCAGTTGCGAAACCGATCGTTTGATCCCAGCGAGCGCCAAGCGTTTCAGAATTTGCAGGGCGAAGAGAACGAGTTGCTGACCCAGTTGAAGGTCATCAATCAAAAACTGGCGCTGCAGATGGAGCGTGACAAGCAACTGACCATCACGTCGCCCATCGACGGAATCGTGACGTCTTGGGATGTCGAGCAAACGCTGCGAAGTCGACCGATCATGACGGGGCAGGTTCTGCTGGAAATAGCTAACTTGGACGAACCCTACTACCTGGATCTGGAGTTGCCCGAGAAACGCGAGGGTCACTTGGACCAATACATCCATGAGAATCCAGACAAGAAGGCTTTGGATGTGACCTACATTTTGGCAACCAATCCGAGCGACGACCCGATGACCGCGTCGTTGGATTTGGACACGATCTCACGACGCGCCGAATCGCACGAAGAGCACGGGGCGGTGATCGAGATGAAAGCCCAGCCGGTGCAGGAAGAGTTGCTGAAGATGGATCCGCGACCGGGTTCGAAAGTGATCGCCAAGATCAAATGTGGCCGACGTCCCAGCGGCTTTGTGTTCTTCCACGAAATCTACGAGTGGTGCTGCAAGTTCTTCTTCTAA
- a CDS encoding hemolysin D, with product MTTLAESLVSSSSRPLTVRRRPDLTGSRHRYQGTGYWVVKEPVGLQYYRFHDEEYFILNMLDGHVSLQQIKDGFEQRFAPQKITFGDLQQFIGMLHRSGLVISNSPGQGKALRHRGRKKTNKELLGKFTNVFALRFKGFDPEKILNGMLPWLGWVFTVPALIFFCCLCAAAAMLLGSQYETVYARLPSFQQFFAADRWLILGATMAIVKVMHEFGHGLSCKKFGGECHEIGFMLLVFTPCLYCNVSDSWMLPNKWKRVWIGAGGIYVEMILASIATFVWWFSESGTVVNDLCLNMMFLNVVSTVLVNGNPLLRFDGYYILMDMLEIPNLRQKSTEVLKRGFQKLCLGLELQDDPFLPTRGKLFFALFTIASVIYRWVVVFSICWFVIKVLEPYGLEAIGRMVAVIGFAGLVAQPIIQTWKFCRTPGRLAKVKRFNLLVSLGVFAAAVAAVCYIPLPHHIDCAFQIEPNETGRVYAGSPGQIVWTVQPGTEVSAGDTIAQLKNPELEFKLAELEGQERITRVRLENLGKQMRFDRSVSAQIQTQEDLLKSTIELKAKTKDELDRLTIKAPISGFIIPPPRRPNQDAGDGRLPSWHGSPLDKHNIGAMLTSEDLICEIGSRDNFKAVLAIDQGDVQLVRANQSVDMKLDSRRLETFSGTIKERSMEPLEATSTSMASQTGGDLQTEIDPTTGQVKPRSVTYQGLVPLEIKESDLPFRPGYRGSAKIHVDPKSLGQRLWRVIAQTFNFEF from the coding sequence ATGACCACGCTCGCCGAATCCCTTGTCAGCAGTTCATCACGACCGCTGACGGTGCGCCGGCGTCCAGACCTGACCGGCAGCCGTCACCGTTATCAGGGGACCGGATATTGGGTCGTCAAAGAGCCTGTCGGATTGCAGTACTATCGTTTTCACGACGAAGAGTACTTCATTCTGAACATGTTGGACGGGCACGTCAGTCTGCAGCAAATCAAAGACGGTTTCGAGCAGCGATTCGCACCGCAGAAAATCACCTTCGGCGACCTGCAACAGTTCATCGGAATGCTGCACCGCAGCGGTCTGGTGATCAGCAACTCGCCCGGTCAAGGCAAAGCGTTGCGGCATCGCGGCCGCAAGAAAACGAACAAGGAACTGCTTGGCAAATTCACCAATGTGTTTGCCCTGCGGTTCAAAGGATTTGACCCCGAGAAGATTCTCAACGGCATGCTGCCCTGGTTGGGTTGGGTGTTCACCGTCCCCGCATTGATCTTTTTCTGCTGCTTGTGCGCCGCTGCGGCGATGCTGTTGGGCAGCCAGTACGAGACCGTGTACGCGCGTCTGCCGTCGTTCCAGCAGTTCTTTGCCGCCGATCGATGGTTGATCCTCGGTGCGACGATGGCGATCGTCAAAGTCATGCACGAGTTCGGGCACGGTTTGAGTTGTAAGAAATTCGGGGGTGAGTGTCACGAGATCGGCTTCATGCTGCTCGTGTTCACGCCCTGTCTGTACTGCAACGTGTCCGACTCCTGGATGTTGCCCAACAAGTGGAAACGGGTGTGGATCGGCGCGGGCGGGATCTACGTCGAGATGATCCTCGCTTCCATCGCCACCTTTGTCTGGTGGTTCAGCGAATCGGGAACCGTGGTCAATGACTTGTGTCTGAACATGATGTTTCTCAACGTGGTCAGCACCGTCCTGGTCAATGGTAATCCGCTGCTGAGATTCGACGGTTACTACATTTTGATGGACATGTTGGAAATCCCCAACCTCCGTCAAAAGAGCACCGAAGTCCTTAAGCGTGGCTTTCAGAAACTTTGCTTGGGCTTGGAACTGCAAGACGACCCGTTCTTGCCGACCCGCGGCAAATTGTTCTTTGCCTTGTTCACGATCGCCAGCGTCATTTATCGCTGGGTCGTCGTGTTCTCGATTTGTTGGTTCGTGATCAAAGTTCTGGAGCCCTACGGCTTGGAAGCCATCGGTCGGATGGTCGCCGTCATCGGTTTCGCCGGCTTGGTCGCTCAGCCCATCATTCAAACTTGGAAATTCTGCCGAACTCCTGGGAGGCTTGCAAAAGTGAAACGTTTCAATCTGCTGGTCTCGCTCGGCGTGTTCGCAGCCGCCGTCGCGGCCGTGTGCTACATCCCGCTGCCCCACCACATCGATTGTGCTTTCCAAATCGAACCCAATGAAACCGGTCGCGTCTACGCAGGCTCGCCGGGACAAATCGTTTGGACCGTTCAACCGGGTACCGAAGTCAGCGCCGGCGACACGATCGCTCAACTGAAGAACCCAGAACTCGAATTCAAGCTCGCCGAACTGGAAGGCCAAGAGCGAATCACTCGCGTGCGATTGGAAAACCTCGGCAAACAAATGCGATTCGATCGCTCGGTTTCCGCCCAGATCCAAACCCAAGAAGACCTGCTGAAATCGACCATTGAGCTGAAAGCCAAGACCAAAGACGAATTGGACCGTTTGACCATCAAAGCGCCCATCAGCGGTTTCATCATTCCGCCGCCTCGTCGACCCAACCAAGACGCCGGAGACGGACGCTTGCCCTCCTGGCACGGCTCGCCCTTGGACAAACACAATATCGGAGCGATGTTGACTTCAGAGGACCTGATCTGCGAAATCGGTTCACGTGACAACTTCAAAGCCGTCCTGGCAATCGATCAAGGTGATGTACAACTGGTTCGTGCCAATCAATCCGTCGACATGAAACTTGATTCGCGACGCCTGGAAACCTTCAGCGGGACGATCAAGGAACGTTCCATGGAACCGTTGGAGGCAACGTCCACTTCGATGGCCAGCCAAACCGGCGGCGACCTGCAAACCGAAATCGATCCCACGACCGGCCAAGTCAAACCGCGGAGCGTGACCTATCAAGGATTGGTGCCATTGGAGATCAAAGAATCGGACTTGCCCTTTCGACCTGGATACCGAGGCAGCGCGAAAATACATGTCGACCCCAAGTCACTCGGACAACGACTTTGGAGAGTTATCGCACAAACCTTTAACTTTGAATTCTGA
- a CDS encoding dockerin type I domain-containing protein, protein MIQKRKHLLESLETRQLLAAECFAIPNELLSAGDQVIAGDLSASVAAAQSGQVTSWNAAGLPIDQSAIALIRPYYHADLIQEVDGRLIAVDTSDNTLHVFSRSNDGGLEQIGSVSVAGGIHDMRVVGNQVLLFSPVDLPIAYPTDAMIAPPWGTETLVTTVNLGDEITTIRQTLPGSYNALDVTGNRVVIRQREGGGFIPAIWPPPEMPPSSLNVYDITENGLQLVDSVEVPHYGDIQVRGDDIFVAETVHPEIEILPPIVNYELGIDAAGNVIPPDEFVPSEPPVEFVPTKVVLTRMRISDQSIEQVAQWESAEGELSSLYVSEDATTATMVQTQYLGIGAQLQVSLLDLSANSISVFDSFSVQASEPTGVMSVIDIGPGYVVLHDFDQRELTIVSTDQSIDIASENRVRTLSLPEGWQATHQTLRRGTDRLVVGALVRRTSQPSDPTRPNATNDIFHELRSGFLTVKLSSAEIIADTVLPAEIHSYPGSLIPIDPVAGRFGFISGAEAVNTSRIRLIVGRLNDAGEFVVSGSVALPNTYTEIDANPQRLLVRYQDRLLEYDWGNLTEPTTIPLGELLPAIQAVDDALTIDFSGQPSVQLDVTANDDLGSGFAPAQIVELIGAPRGAEIEAGRFVRIPATALRNSESLRFEYVISDGLTRSRAVAEVTVNTIDESLFQDLIDSILRRAASDFGVSVNEVEVTSLERFVGEPLPYVPPDDPNNPIDLSPGVLMLVNTPGNSALYAGSIDGRIIQVFGSTREFLVELGLRAVDANGQPVTEVAVGDEFWLEFRADDLRPNGGGVFSAFFDLAVPADLLQLTGQVEYGDGFSRVANFVITDSEVDELGAIGNQVQPPGNEVQTLLRIGARALAAGDVQLQLDPADNPVAETTMHGIDDAIDLDRVRLGSLELTIVESEGTDPLDVDGNGSVTAGDALMVVNFIGQHGVLTLNDIVATGAEGEQVSQTDLESMRRMDTNRNGSISALDALFIINRLREVRLAELNAEQLSSESVTPQPLSSIVSADAMDDDDDVAGETVNTDLF, encoded by the coding sequence ATGATTCAGAAACGAAAACACCTGCTTGAGTCGTTGGAGACACGCCAACTATTGGCCGCCGAGTGCTTCGCAATCCCCAACGAACTTCTGTCTGCTGGTGATCAAGTGATCGCTGGCGATTTGTCCGCATCCGTTGCTGCCGCTCAATCGGGACAAGTCACTTCATGGAACGCGGCCGGCCTGCCGATCGATCAATCTGCGATCGCGCTGATCCGGCCGTACTACCACGCCGATCTGATTCAAGAGGTCGACGGTCGGTTGATTGCCGTCGATACGAGCGACAACACGCTGCATGTCTTTTCACGATCGAACGACGGTGGGCTTGAGCAAATCGGTAGCGTTTCGGTCGCCGGTGGGATCCATGACATGCGGGTCGTGGGCAATCAAGTCTTGCTCTTCAGCCCCGTCGACTTGCCGATTGCTTATCCAACTGATGCGATGATCGCGCCGCCTTGGGGGACTGAGACACTTGTCACGACGGTCAATCTCGGCGATGAGATCACGACCATTCGGCAAACCCTGCCCGGCAGCTACAATGCTCTGGACGTGACGGGCAATCGCGTGGTTATACGTCAACGCGAAGGTGGTGGTTTCATTCCGGCAATTTGGCCGCCGCCAGAGATGCCGCCCAGCTCGTTGAACGTTTACGACATCACTGAGAACGGGTTGCAACTGGTCGACAGCGTAGAAGTTCCCCATTATGGAGACATCCAAGTCCGCGGCGATGACATCTTCGTCGCTGAGACCGTTCACCCAGAGATAGAGATCCTGCCGCCCATCGTGAATTACGAATTGGGAATCGATGCCGCAGGCAATGTGATACCGCCCGACGAGTTTGTTCCGTCGGAACCGCCCGTCGAGTTTGTTCCGACGAAGGTCGTGTTGACTCGAATGAGAATTAGCGATCAATCGATCGAGCAAGTTGCTCAGTGGGAGTCAGCCGAGGGCGAGTTGTCTTCGCTGTACGTTTCGGAGGACGCGACCACGGCAACGATGGTACAGACGCAGTACTTGGGGATCGGTGCGCAGCTTCAAGTCAGCTTGTTGGATCTCTCGGCGAACTCGATTTCCGTCTTTGATTCGTTCTCCGTCCAGGCCTCTGAACCGACAGGCGTGATGTCCGTGATCGATATTGGTCCAGGCTACGTCGTGTTGCATGATTTTGATCAACGCGAGTTGACGATTGTTTCGACGGATCAATCCATTGACATCGCCAGTGAGAATCGTGTCCGAACGTTGAGTTTGCCTGAAGGCTGGCAGGCGACCCACCAGACCTTGCGGCGGGGGACCGATCGACTCGTCGTGGGTGCATTGGTTCGACGCACCAGTCAACCGTCTGACCCCACGCGTCCAAACGCAACGAACGACATCTTCCATGAATTACGTTCGGGATTCCTGACAGTGAAACTGTCATCGGCAGAGATCATTGCCGACACGGTATTGCCCGCTGAGATTCATTCCTATCCAGGTTCACTGATTCCGATCGATCCCGTCGCGGGACGCTTTGGATTCATCAGTGGCGCCGAAGCCGTCAACACCAGCCGCATTCGCTTGATCGTCGGTCGATTGAACGATGCGGGTGAGTTTGTTGTCTCGGGCAGTGTTGCCCTACCGAACACGTACACCGAGATTGATGCCAATCCTCAACGCTTGCTGGTCCGTTACCAAGATCGTTTGCTGGAGTACGACTGGGGCAACTTGACGGAGCCGACGACGATTCCATTGGGTGAATTGTTGCCAGCGATTCAAGCCGTCGACGACGCGTTGACGATCGACTTCAGTGGTCAGCCCTCGGTTCAATTGGATGTAACGGCGAACGACGACTTGGGCAGCGGATTTGCACCCGCTCAGATCGTGGAGTTGATCGGAGCGCCCCGCGGTGCCGAAATCGAAGCGGGACGATTTGTAAGAATCCCGGCTACCGCGCTTCGCAACTCGGAATCGCTTCGTTTTGAGTATGTCATCAGCGATGGATTGACTCGTTCGCGAGCGGTAGCGGAAGTCACCGTCAACACGATCGACGAGTCGCTGTTCCAGGATTTGATCGATAGCATTCTGCGACGCGCTGCCTCTGATTTTGGCGTCAGTGTTAACGAAGTCGAGGTCACGAGTCTGGAGCGTTTTGTCGGCGAGCCTCTTCCCTATGTTCCGCCGGATGATCCGAACAATCCCATCGATTTGTCACCAGGCGTGCTGATGCTGGTCAACACGCCCGGCAATTCAGCTCTTTACGCGGGCAGCATCGATGGCCGCATCATTCAAGTCTTTGGCAGCACTCGTGAGTTCCTCGTCGAATTGGGGCTGCGTGCCGTGGACGCCAATGGACAACCGGTAACGGAAGTCGCCGTCGGGGACGAATTCTGGCTTGAGTTTCGAGCAGACGATCTGCGGCCCAACGGCGGTGGTGTGTTCTCCGCGTTCTTTGATCTGGCTGTGCCGGCGGACCTGTTGCAACTGACCGGTCAAGTCGAATACGGGGATGGGTTTAGCCGGGTCGCTAACTTTGTCATCACGGACTCCGAAGTGGACGAGTTGGGCGCGATCGGCAATCAAGTCCAGCCCCCAGGAAACGAAGTTCAGACCCTGTTGCGGATCGGTGCTCGGGCATTGGCTGCCGGTGACGTTCAATTGCAATTGGACCCGGCAGACAATCCGGTCGCGGAAACCACTATGCACGGTATCGACGATGCCATCGATCTCGATCGCGTGCGACTGGGTAGTTTGGAACTCACAATCGTGGAGTCTGAAGGGACAGATCCATTGGACGTCGATGGTAATGGGAGTGTGACTGCGGGCGATGCATTGATGGTGGTCAATTTCATCGGTCAACACGGTGTGCTCACGCTCAACGATATCGTGGCCACTGGTGCCGAGGGCGAACAAGTGTCACAGACGGACCTGGAATCCATGAGACGAATGGATACCAATCGCAATGGTTCTATCAGCGCCTTGGACGCTTTGTTTATCATCAATCGACTGCGTGAAGTCCGACTGGCTGAGTTAAACGCAGAGCAGCTCTCAAGCGAATCTGTGACTCCGCAGCCGCTCTCGTCGATCGTTTCTGCCGACGCCATGGATGACGACGATGATGTTGCCGGTGAGACAGTCAACACTGATTTGTTTTGA
- a CDS encoding DUF3467 domain-containing protein, with translation MAENTDKPAAAAPAAKAQTQTQEPVQVQVNDHDALATYANFCRVTGSPEELIVDFGLNPQPIGVPKDPIEVKQRIIVNFFTAKRLLAALQMSIARHEAVFGVLETDINKRVRPGLTQQQQAPAAAPAKDA, from the coding sequence ATGGCAGAGAACACTGACAAGCCAGCAGCAGCAGCACCGGCCGCCAAAGCACAAACCCAAACTCAAGAGCCCGTTCAAGTTCAGGTCAACGACCATGACGCGCTGGCAACGTATGCCAATTTCTGCCGCGTCACCGGATCACCCGAAGAACTGATCGTGGACTTTGGTTTGAATCCTCAACCGATCGGCGTGCCAAAGGATCCGATCGAAGTCAAGCAACGCATCATCGTGAACTTTTTCACCGCCAAGCGATTGTTGGCCGCGTTGCAAATGTCGATCGCCCGTCACGAAGCCGTTTTCGGTGTCTTGGAAACCGACATCAACAAGCGAGTTCGTCCCGGCCTGACGCAACAGCAACAAGCTCCGGCTGCTGCTCCCGCGAAGGACGCCTGA
- a CDS encoding DinB family protein, with the protein MNTPSPESQPAPTAEQAAQMLTAAIGQIQYARDYTLQLLDETPTETWFDIPSGLPSNIAWQVGHLTVSQYGLLLFRLRGRQDEDLELIPSRFRKAYSRGSTPSSDIDKQLSASELRDRMDRVHAIAMKTLVEISVETLLESEEMPYAVYPNKLGAILFCPLHEQIHAGQIGLIRRALGLAPVR; encoded by the coding sequence ATGAACACTCCTTCACCTGAAAGCCAACCGGCTCCCACCGCTGAACAAGCCGCCCAAATGCTGACCGCTGCGATCGGCCAGATCCAGTACGCACGGGACTACACGCTGCAATTGCTCGACGAGACGCCCACGGAGACTTGGTTCGATATCCCGTCGGGATTGCCGAGCAACATCGCGTGGCAAGTCGGACACCTGACCGTCAGCCAGTACGGACTGCTGCTGTTCCGACTGCGAGGTCGTCAAGACGAAGACCTTGAGTTAATCCCGAGCCGATTTCGCAAGGCCTACTCACGCGGGTCGACGCCATCGAGTGACATCGACAAGCAGCTCAGTGCGAGCGAGCTTCGTGACCGCATGGACCGTGTCCACGCGATTGCGATGAAGACACTTGTGGAGATCAGCGTGGAGACGCTGCTTGAATCCGAAGAGATGCCTTACGCGGTTTATCCCAACAAGCTCGGCGCGATTCTGTTTTGTCCGCTTCACGAACAGATCCACGCCGGCCAAATCGGCTTGATCCGCCGCGCACTGGGCTTGGCACCGGTTCGCTGA
- a CDS encoding efflux RND transporter periplasmic adaptor subunit, whose amino-acid sequence MRFRLPNIAVMLSAAATLACACTAMIVHAQQPAPPETETPVGIEAEHCMVQYINKTRLPAESQGKLVKLNVEEGMTVKKGDVLAVVDDKQSQLQLQLKQAEEKEAELNAANDVNYKDAVSSALIAKEEAKAYVDLGKKGAAPSFEVEKKILEAQRADLRIELAELQMRTAKAVYMAKRFETELAKSDISMREIKADFDAFVETRIAQLGEWVQPGSPIAELVQMDRLRVEGDINALRYAGSVKIGTPVKILITTGTGDGEDRRLEIDAVIEYVSTELDMNHQYRIWASIENQRVGNDWVIKPGMTARMIIIPAKRSSGGQIF is encoded by the coding sequence ATGCGATTCCGACTTCCCAACATCGCCGTCATGCTTTCCGCTGCGGCCACCCTGGCATGCGCTTGCACGGCTATGATCGTCCACGCCCAACAGCCGGCACCCCCGGAAACCGAAACTCCTGTCGGCATCGAAGCCGAGCACTGCATGGTGCAGTACATCAACAAGACGAGACTGCCGGCCGAATCGCAAGGCAAGCTCGTTAAGTTGAATGTCGAAGAAGGCATGACGGTCAAGAAGGGCGACGTGCTGGCGGTGGTCGATGACAAGCAGTCGCAATTGCAATTGCAATTGAAACAAGCCGAAGAAAAAGAAGCGGAACTCAACGCCGCCAATGACGTCAACTACAAGGACGCGGTCAGCAGCGCGCTGATCGCCAAAGAAGAAGCCAAGGCATACGTCGATTTGGGCAAGAAGGGTGCCGCGCCGTCGTTCGAAGTCGAAAAGAAAATCCTCGAAGCCCAACGCGCCGACTTGCGAATCGAGTTGGCCGAACTGCAGATGAGAACGGCAAAGGCTGTTTATATGGCCAAACGATTCGAAACGGAACTGGCGAAAAGCGACATTTCGATGCGAGAGATCAAAGCAGACTTTGACGCATTCGTCGAAACTCGCATCGCTCAGTTGGGCGAGTGGGTCCAGCCCGGCAGTCCCATCGCTGAACTGGTGCAAATGGACCGGTTGAGAGTGGAAGGCGACATAAACGCTTTGCGTTACGCCGGTTCGGTCAAGATCGGTACTCCCGTCAAGATCCTGATTACCACCGGTACCGGTGATGGCGAAGACCGTAGACTTGAGATCGATGCGGTGATCGAGTACGTCAGCACCGAGTTGGACATGAATCACCAATACCGCATCTGGGCCAGTATTGAGAATCAACGTGTGGGCAACGACTGGGTGATCAAGCCAGGCATGACCGCTCGCATGATCATCATCCCGGCCAAACGCTCCTCAGGCGGTCAAATCTTTTGA